The Spirosoma radiotolerans genome has a window encoding:
- a CDS encoding M1 family metallopeptidase: MNRLLSLILLVALPVLAQAQKYEFTHDDTLRGSITPERAWWDLAFYHLTVRVQPTDSTLSGATLIRYRVLKPGQTLQVDLQRPLRVLRVEQDGKKLAVRQDGNAYFVTLTKPQKPGQTEAITVQYAGKPRVAKRPPWDGGLVWSRDKSGNWFIATACQGLGASAWWPCKDHMYDEPDSMAISVTVPEDLMDVSNGRLRRVTTNPDHTRTFDWYVVNPINNYGVNLNIGRYEHWSEEYAGEKGPLALNYYALSDHVDSARTQFKQVPKMLKAFEYWFGPYPFYEDGYKLVETPYLGMEHQSSVTYGNHFRNGYLGRDLSRTGWGLLWDFIIVHESGHEWFANNITYKDVADMWIHESFTNYSECLFTEYYYGKEAGAQYVIGCRANIRNDSPIIGIYNVNHEGSADMYYKGGNMLHTIRQLVGNDSTWRQVLRGLNKTFYHQTVTTNQIEQYMSQQTGLALKPVFDQYLRNTKIPILEYRSVAGGFQYRWTNCVAGFAMPVRVCVGESGPYYSLTPTAQWKTLSAKNETALTVDANYYVLIKRVE, encoded by the coding sequence ATGAATCGACTCCTGTCTTTAATTTTATTGGTGGCGCTGCCCGTTCTGGCTCAGGCACAGAAATATGAATTTACGCATGACGATACCCTGCGCGGGTCGATTACGCCCGAACGGGCGTGGTGGGATCTGGCTTTTTATCACCTAACCGTTCGTGTGCAACCAACCGATAGCACCTTGAGCGGTGCAACCCTCATTCGGTATCGGGTGCTAAAACCCGGCCAGACATTACAGGTCGATTTGCAGCGTCCATTGCGCGTGCTGCGCGTGGAACAGGACGGCAAAAAGCTGGCCGTTCGGCAGGATGGCAATGCATATTTTGTGACCTTGACTAAGCCGCAGAAGCCCGGCCAGACGGAAGCCATAACGGTGCAGTATGCCGGAAAGCCGCGTGTAGCCAAACGACCACCCTGGGATGGTGGCCTTGTGTGGTCGCGGGACAAAAGCGGGAACTGGTTTATTGCAACGGCCTGTCAAGGCTTGGGCGCTAGTGCCTGGTGGCCCTGCAAAGACCATATGTACGACGAACCAGACTCAATGGCCATCAGCGTAACCGTTCCGGAAGACCTGATGGATGTCTCAAATGGCCGCCTGCGTCGGGTCACGACCAACCCAGATCATACCCGTACCTTCGACTGGTATGTAGTTAACCCGATCAATAATTACGGTGTCAACCTGAATATTGGTCGTTACGAACACTGGTCGGAGGAGTACGCAGGCGAAAAAGGTCCGCTTGCACTGAATTATTATGCGTTATCGGATCATGTCGACTCCGCCAGGACACAGTTTAAGCAGGTGCCCAAAATGCTGAAGGCGTTTGAATACTGGTTTGGGCCGTACCCATTCTACGAAGACGGGTATAAGTTGGTCGAAACGCCGTACCTGGGTATGGAGCACCAAAGCTCAGTGACCTATGGCAACCACTTTCGGAACGGCTACCTGGGGCGTGACCTTTCCCGAACGGGCTGGGGACTGCTCTGGGATTTCATCATCGTTCATGAGTCGGGTCACGAGTGGTTTGCCAACAACATTACCTATAAGGATGTAGCCGATATGTGGATTCATGAGAGCTTTACCAATTACTCCGAATGCCTCTTTACGGAGTACTATTATGGTAAAGAGGCTGGTGCTCAGTATGTGATTGGGTGTCGGGCCAACATTCGAAATGATAGCCCAATTATTGGCATCTATAACGTGAACCACGAAGGATCGGCGGATATGTATTATAAAGGAGGGAATATGCTGCACACCATCCGGCAACTGGTGGGCAACGATTCTACCTGGCGGCAGGTTCTGCGCGGACTGAACAAAACGTTCTACCACCAGACAGTCACGACCAATCAGATTGAACAATACATGAGTCAGCAAACGGGCTTGGCGCTGAAGCCTGTATTTGATCAGTATTTGCGGAATACTAAAATTCCGATACTTGAATATCGCTCGGTAGCTGGTGGGTTTCAATATCGCTGGACAAACTGTGTGGCTGGCTTTGCTATGCCGGTTCGGGTGTGTGTCGGCGAGTCAGGACCTTACTATTCGCTGACACCAACGGCTCAGTGGAAAACACTGTCAGCAAAGAACGAAACAGCCCTAACCGTTGACGCTAACTATTACGTGCTCATCAAACGAGTGGAATGA
- a CDS encoding S9 family peptidase yields MHWSADGNALATVEQGQIVKTDIRTGRKTTLLSKDQLRRPGSDQPMAVADFAFTSDSANSLIFTNTARVWRYNTKGDYYLINRANGQVRQLGQSGTSKRPAQSLMYAKLSPDGRSVGYVSEHNLFVEDVATGKITQLTTDGTRKRINGTFDWAYEEEFGCRDGFRWSPDSKQIAYWQVDATKIRDYLMLNTTDSIYSHVVPVEYPKVGESPSPTRIGVVSVSGGQNAVPPTTWLNIPGDSQQHYLTRLEWLPAGGSVIVQQLNRKQNESKLFLCNLSTQAATPIYTETDKAWIDIKARWSRDDPSGWEWLENGKSFVWVSEKDGWRHLYRVGVDGKKEINLTPGSYDIATISHIDEAANQIYFIASPDNTNQRYLYRTRLDGKGKAERVTPAGLAGTHGYTISPNGRFAQHTFTNYQTPPSREWVSLPDHKAVNESESIAARTKPIAKSNVSFFKLTTEEGVTLDGWMAKPTDFDSTKKYPVVFYVYGEPAGSTVNDDFSIGQNRLFQGGMDKAGYIYVALDNRGTPNLKGAAWRKSIYRQIGRINIRDQAMGARKLFAQHAYIDTSRVAVWGWSGGGSTTLHLMFQYPDIYKTGIAIAAVGNQLFYDNIYQERYMGLPQENREDFVAGSPITYARNLRGNLLYIHGTGDDNVHYDNAEVLINELVKYNKQFQVMPYPNRSHGINEGPGTSLHLQTLYTNYLLKYCPPGPR; encoded by the coding sequence ATGCACTGGTCTGCCGATGGCAATGCGCTTGCCACCGTAGAACAGGGGCAAATCGTTAAAACGGATATTCGCACCGGCCGAAAAACAACCCTTTTAAGCAAAGACCAATTACGTCGGCCGGGTAGTGATCAGCCCATGGCTGTCGCTGATTTTGCCTTCACGTCCGACAGCGCCAATAGCCTGATTTTTACCAACACAGCCCGAGTCTGGCGGTACAACACCAAAGGCGATTATTACCTGATCAACCGGGCGAATGGGCAGGTCCGACAACTGGGCCAGTCGGGTACCAGCAAGCGCCCGGCACAGTCGCTGATGTATGCCAAACTATCACCGGATGGGCGCAGTGTCGGGTACGTGAGTGAACATAATCTGTTTGTTGAGGATGTAGCAACCGGTAAGATTACCCAGCTCACTACAGATGGAACGCGCAAGCGCATTAATGGCACCTTCGACTGGGCATATGAAGAGGAATTTGGTTGCCGGGATGGCTTTCGCTGGAGTCCCGACAGCAAGCAGATTGCTTATTGGCAGGTAGACGCCACCAAAATTCGGGATTACCTGATGCTGAATACCACCGACTCTATCTATTCGCATGTGGTGCCGGTGGAATACCCGAAAGTGGGGGAAAGCCCTTCGCCAACCCGTATTGGCGTGGTTTCCGTATCGGGTGGCCAGAATGCCGTACCACCGACGACCTGGCTCAACATTCCCGGCGATTCACAACAGCATTACCTGACTCGTTTGGAGTGGCTTCCTGCTGGCGGAAGTGTGATTGTGCAGCAATTGAATCGGAAGCAGAACGAAAGCAAACTCTTCCTTTGCAATCTGTCGACTCAAGCGGCTACACCAATTTATACTGAAACCGATAAGGCTTGGATCGATATAAAAGCACGCTGGAGCCGCGATGACCCGAGTGGCTGGGAATGGCTGGAGAATGGAAAATCCTTTGTTTGGGTGTCAGAAAAAGACGGTTGGCGGCATCTGTACCGCGTAGGGGTTGATGGCAAAAAAGAAATCAACCTAACGCCAGGATCGTATGACATTGCTACCATTAGCCATATCGATGAGGCTGCCAATCAAATCTATTTCATTGCTTCGCCCGACAATACCAACCAACGGTACCTGTACCGTACGCGTTTGGATGGCAAAGGCAAAGCCGAACGTGTAACGCCCGCCGGTCTGGCTGGCACTCACGGCTATACCATCTCGCCCAATGGCCGGTTTGCCCAACATACGTTCACTAATTACCAGACTCCCCCGTCGCGCGAGTGGGTAAGCCTGCCCGATCATAAAGCCGTCAATGAGTCGGAGAGTATTGCTGCCCGGACGAAGCCCATTGCCAAATCGAACGTTAGTTTCTTTAAACTCACGACAGAAGAAGGCGTAACGCTGGACGGCTGGATGGCTAAACCGACGGACTTCGATAGCACGAAGAAATACCCGGTTGTCTTCTATGTATACGGTGAACCCGCGGGGAGCACCGTGAATGATGATTTTTCCATCGGGCAAAACCGCCTGTTTCAGGGCGGCATGGACAAGGCAGGTTATATTTACGTAGCACTCGACAACCGCGGAACCCCAAATCTGAAAGGGGCAGCCTGGCGTAAATCAATTTACCGGCAGATTGGTCGGATCAATATTCGCGATCAGGCAATGGGCGCCCGGAAATTATTTGCTCAACATGCCTACATTGATACCAGTCGCGTGGCCGTTTGGGGATGGAGTGGGGGCGGGTCAACAACCCTACACCTGATGTTTCAATACCCGGACATTTATAAAACGGGCATTGCCATTGCCGCCGTTGGTAACCAGTTATTTTACGATAACATCTACCAGGAACGGTATATGGGGCTCCCGCAGGAAAATCGGGAGGATTTCGTAGCGGGTTCGCCAATTACGTATGCCAGGAACCTGCGGGGCAATTTGCTTTACATTCACGGCACTGGCGACGATAATGTGCATTACGACAATGCTGAAGTTCTGATCAACGAATTGGTCAAGTACAACAAGCAATTTCAGGTGATGCCGTATCCAAATCGTTCGCACGGTATCAACGAGGGGCCGGGGACATCGCTGCACCTGCAAACGCTCTATACAAATTACCTGCTGAAATACTGCCCGCCTGGTCCACGCTAA
- the lgt gene encoding prolipoprotein diacylglyceryl transferase, with product MLQYVIWEVNPEIFHIGSFSVRWYGLLFALGFLIGMQIMSYIFKKEEKPVADTDTLLIYMVVSTIVGARLGHFLFYEPEVLLHHPLTVITPPFAGLASHGATIGILTGLWLYSRRKESRLTNQTFLWVTDRIVIVVALAGACIRFGNLMNSEIVGRPTDVPWAFVFMNNNEYAKIPRHPAQLYESLSCLVLFFILLWFWNRVKERTPRGSMLGIFLIWIFGLRFFYEYLKENQVPFEDSLPLNVGQILSIPAVLMGVYFLVRSYRTPVPLPTSEESKPVES from the coding sequence ATGCTTCAATACGTTATTTGGGAAGTCAATCCCGAAATTTTTCACATTGGCTCGTTCTCGGTACGGTGGTACGGTCTCTTATTTGCGCTGGGCTTCCTGATTGGGATGCAGATTATGAGCTATATTTTCAAGAAGGAAGAGAAACCCGTTGCCGATACTGATACCCTGCTTATTTATATGGTTGTGTCCACGATTGTGGGTGCCCGGCTTGGTCATTTTTTGTTTTATGAACCCGAAGTTCTGCTTCATCACCCGCTGACCGTTATCACCCCTCCCTTCGCGGGTTTGGCCAGTCACGGCGCTACAATTGGTATTCTGACCGGCTTGTGGCTGTATTCGCGCCGGAAAGAAAGCCGGTTGACAAACCAGACGTTTCTGTGGGTAACGGATCGAATTGTTATTGTCGTTGCCCTGGCAGGCGCCTGTATTCGTTTCGGTAACCTGATGAACTCCGAAATCGTTGGTCGCCCTACGGATGTGCCCTGGGCGTTCGTGTTCATGAATAATAATGAATACGCCAAAATTCCGCGTCACCCCGCTCAACTGTATGAGTCGCTTTCTTGCCTGGTTCTGTTTTTTATTCTGTTATGGTTCTGGAATCGTGTAAAGGAAAGAACGCCACGTGGGAGTATGCTGGGCATCTTCCTGATCTGGATTTTTGGCCTGCGGTTCTTTTATGAGTACCTGAAAGAAAATCAGGTGCCGTTCGAAGATAGCCTGCCCTTAAACGTAGGGCAAATCCTGAGTATTCCGGCCGTATTAATGGGCGTTTACTTTTTGGTGAGGAGCTACCGGACACCCGTTCCGTTGCCGACATCTGAAGAGTCAAAGCCAGTCGAATCCTGA
- the yidD gene encoding membrane protein insertion efficiency factor YidD codes for MKLILIGLVRGYQAIVSPYFPNACRYTPTCSQYTVEAIRKYGALRGGWLGLKRIGSCHPWGGHGYDPVP; via the coding sequence ATGAAGTTAATTTTAATTGGGCTCGTTCGAGGATACCAGGCCATTGTGTCACCTTACTTCCCAAATGCCTGCCGCTATACACCCACCTGTTCACAATATACGGTGGAGGCTATTCGCAAATACGGGGCTTTGCGGGGTGGTTGGCTGGGCCTCAAACGCATTGGTAGCTGCCACCCCTGGGGAGGGCATGGGTATGATCCGGTGCCGTAA
- a CDS encoding co-chaperone GroES: MLGITADNKLKRLIVVGDRVLIKPKDPADRTNSGLYLPPTVQEKEQVQSGYVIKVGPGYPIPAAVEEEPWKETEEKVKYMPLQAQEGDVALYLQRNAIELDYEGERYVIVPQASILMLERLEDL; this comes from the coding sequence ATGCTTGGAATCACCGCCGATAATAAACTGAAACGCCTGATTGTTGTAGGCGACCGGGTCCTGATCAAACCGAAAGACCCCGCAGACCGGACCAATAGTGGCTTGTACTTGCCGCCAACGGTGCAGGAAAAAGAACAGGTTCAGTCTGGATACGTTATTAAAGTAGGACCTGGGTACCCAATCCCGGCAGCGGTTGAAGAAGAGCCCTGGAAAGAAACGGAAGAGAAGGTTAAATACATGCCGTTGCAGGCGCAGGAAGGCGATGTGGCGCTTTACCTACAACGTAATGCCATCGAGCTGGACTATGAGGGCGAACGGTATGTTATTGTACCGCAAGCCTCAATTTTAATGCTGGAACGACTGGAGGATCTATAA
- a CDS encoding DUF4174 domain-containing protein, translated as MGFTLTMESVANQQKSLKAILTEKKDHRRVLLIYGRDDAQHYTIEQQEALNEVRDGVAERDLDVIVLVASLVMEPDRQFLMHDFKLNPADAFAAWLIGKDGGVKQTYKKPVAAKDLFQTIDSMPMRKQESKN; from the coding sequence ATGGGATTTACCCTTACTATGGAAAGTGTAGCGAATCAGCAAAAATCGCTTAAAGCGATATTGACCGAAAAGAAAGATCATCGGCGTGTGTTGTTAATTTATGGACGCGATGATGCACAACATTATACCATTGAGCAGCAGGAAGCGCTGAATGAAGTAAGAGACGGAGTCGCCGAGCGCGATTTAGACGTAATCGTGCTTGTGGCGTCGCTGGTCATGGAGCCCGATCGCCAGTTTCTGATGCATGACTTCAAGCTGAATCCAGCCGATGCCTTTGCCGCCTGGCTGATTGGCAAAGACGGGGGCGTAAAACAAACCTATAAAAAGCCTGTGGCTGCCAAAGATCTATTTCAGACAATAGACAGCATGCCTATGCGGAAACAGGAAAGTAAAAATTAA